A single Hypanus sabinus isolate sHypSab1 chromosome 24, sHypSab1.hap1, whole genome shotgun sequence DNA region contains:
- the LOC132380748 gene encoding trichohyalin-like produces the protein MLPTLSASGQNSREEEEDGERKKVRDDVRRRHEAEDRAWQEEKERLKREEEDEDEEELYNTGSEEEEEEVEEVETALQNQAKIEDGEATEGGRETGVAEEPREADEDAKGAELQETELSKTEGEETEKTEEGSKVSEEEEDKGQRKEEREEEEGMEKEVMSKTEGEERNTQEGGQEDTEKSKRETQSQGEEVEMEKDERMSEMEELPREERAEEELREEINGEEDKRDEEPPKEEREEEELREKMDREEDKRDEEPSKMEREEEELREKMDREEDKRDEEPPKEEREEELREKMDREEDKRDEDPPKGEREEEELRGKMNREEDKRAEEFPKEEREEEELREKMDREEDKRDEEFPKEEQEEEELREKMDREEDKRDEDPPKEEQEEEELREKMDREEDKRDEDPPKEEREEEELREKMDREEDKRAEEFPKEEREEEELREKMDREEDKRDEEFPKEEQEEEELREKMDREEDKRDEDPPKEEREEEELREKMDREEDKRDEDPPKEEREEEELRGKMNREEDKRAEEFPKEEREEEELREKMDREEDKRDEEFPKEEQEEEELREKMDREEDKRDEDPPKEEREEEELREKMNREEDKRAEEFPKEEGEEEELREKMDREEDKRDEEFPKEEQEEEELREKMDREEDKRDEDPPKEEREEEELREKMNREEDKRAEEFPKEEGEEEELREKMDREEEKKGGQKGEKGKNDEELPREERKEEELREKIDREEEKKGEKGKNDEELPREERKEEELREKMEREEKDTGDSEAKSEEELKTGGDEESGKTRGQVEEGRVIMGEQKELEEEGNDTCEIVYEEVEDSEEEEDEEVQEAKMREERIKEDEGRGEEEKVREEEEMGEEQRMNEEQRLNEERKEVERKEEKMREEERMKGEGQRKEEGQMREDWRTTEDEEQRKQREKEELRLREGMAGEVERAGEEERAGEVERTGEVDREREVKPAGEMERAEEERAREEERGGETE, from the exons ATGTTGCCAACTTTGTCAGCCAGTGGACAGAACagcagggaggaggaggaggatggggagaggaagaaggtgagggatgatgTCAGGAGGAGGCACGAAGCAGAGGACAGGGCCTGGCAGGAGGAGAAGGAAAGATTGAAGAGGGAAGAAGAAGATGAGGATGAAGaagagctgtacaacacaggaagtgaggaggaggaagaggaagtggaggaggtggaaactgcactgcagaaccaggcAAAAATCGAGGATGGCGAGGCGACTGAGGGGGGACGAGAGACAGGAGTGGCAGAAGAGCCAAGGGAGGCCGACGAGGACGCAAAGGGTGCAGAACTCCAGGAGACAGAGTTGAGTAAAACAGAGGGTGAAGAAACGGAGAAAACTGAAGAGGGAAGCAAGGTGAGCGAGGAAGAAGAGGATAAAGGCCAAAGGAAagaggaaagggaggaggaagagggaatGGAAAAGGAAGTGATGAGTAAAACAGAAGGAGAGGAGAGAAACACACAGGAGGGGGGACAGGAGGATACAGAAAAAAGCAAACGGGAGACACAGAGTCAAGGCGAAGAAGTTGAAATGGAAAAGGATGAACGGATGAGTGAAATGGAAGAACTCCCAAGAGAGGAAAGAGCAGAGGAAGAACTGAGAGAGGAAATTAATGGAGAGGAAGACAAAAGGGATGAAGAACCTCCAAAAGAGGAACGAGAGGAGGAAgaactgagagagaaaatggacagggaggaagacaaaagggaTGAAGAACCTTCAAAAATGGAACGAGAGGAGGAAGAACTGAGAGAGAAGATGGACAGGGAGGAGGACAAGAGGGATGAAGAACCTCCAAAAGAGGAACGAGAGGAGgaactgagagagaaaatggacagGGAGGAAGACAAGAGGGATGAAGATCCTCCAAAAGGGGAACGAGAGGAGGAagaactgagagggaaaatgaacagGGAGGAGGACAAGAGGGCCGAAGAATTCCCAAAAGAGGAACGAGAGGAGGAAgaactgagagagaaaatggacagGGAGGAAGACAAGAGGGATGAAGAATTCCCAAAAGAGGAACAAGAGGAAGAAgaactgagagagaaaatggacagagaggaggacaaGAGGGATGAAGATCCTCCAAAAGAGGAACAAGAGGAAGAAgaactgagagagaaaatggacagagaggaggacaaGAGGGATGAAGATCCTCCAAAAGAGGAACGAGAGGAGGAAGAACTGAGAGAGAAGATGGACAGGGAGGAGGACAAGAGGGCCGAAGAATTCCCAAAAGAGGAACGAGAGGAGGAAgaactgagagagaaaatggacagGGAGGAAGACAAGAGGGATGAAGAATTCCCAAAAGAGGAACAAGAGGAAGAAgaactgagagagaaaatggacagagaggaggacaaGAGGGATGAAGATCCTCCAAAAGAGGAACGAGAGGAGGAAgaactgagagagaaaatggacagagaggaggacaaGAGGGATGAAGATCCTCCAAAAGAGGAACGAGAGGAGGAagaactgagagggaaaatgaacagGGAGGAGGACAAGAGGGCCGAAGAATTCCCAAAAGAGGAACGAGAGGAGGAAgaactgagagagaaaatggacagGGAGGAAGACAAGAGGGATGAAGAATTCCCAAAAGAGGAACAAGAGGAAGAAgaactgagagagaaaatggacagagaggaggacaaGAGGGATGAAGATCCTCCAAAAGAGGAACGAGAGGAGGAAGaactgagagagaaaatgaacaGGGAGGAGGACAAGAGGGCCGAAGAATTCCCAAAAGAGGAAGGAGAGGAGGAAgaactgagagagaaaatggacagGGAGGAAGACAAGAGGGATGAAGAATTCCCAAAAGAGGAACAAGAGGAAGAAgaactgagagagaaaatggacagagaggaggacaaGAGGGATGAAGATCCTCCAAAAGAGGAACGAGAGGAGGAAGaactgagagagaaaatgaacaGGGAGGAGGACAAGAGGGCCGAAGAATTCCCAAAAGAGGAAGGAGAGGAGGAAgaactgagagagaaaatggacagagaggaggaaaagaAGGGAGGACAGAAGGGAGAGAagggcaagaatgatgaagaactccccagagaagaaagaaaggaggaagaactGAGAGAGAAAattgacagagaggaggaaaagaagggagagaagggcaagaatgatgaagaactccccagagaagaaagaaaggaggaagaactgagagagaaaatggaaagagaggaAAAGGACACTGGAGATAGTGAGGCAAAAAGTGAAGAGGAGTTAAAAACAGGAGGGGATGAAGAGAGTGGTAAAACAAGGGGCCAAGTAGAGGAAGGGAGGGTTATAATGGGTGAACAGAAAGAGCtggaggaggaagggaatgaCACATGTGAGATAGTTTATGAGGAGGTGGAAGACAGCGAGGAAGAAGAGGATGAGGAAGTACAGGAAG CAAAGATGAGAGAAGAGAGGATTAAGGAAGATGAGGgtaggggggaggaggagaaagtgagggaggaggaggagatgggGGAAGAACAGAGGATGAACGAGGAACAGAGGCTGAATGAAGagaggaaggaggtagagaggaaggaggagaagatgagggaggaagaaaggatgaagggggaagggCAAAGAAAAGAGGAAGGACAAATGAGAGAAGACTGGAGAACCACAGAGGATGAAGAACAAAggaagcagagagagaaagaggaattgAGGCTGAGGGAAGGTATGGcaggagaggtggagagggcaggagaagagGAGAGGGCAGGGGAGGTAGAGAGGACAGGGGAGGTGGATAGAGAAAGGGAGGTGAAGCCGGcaggagaaatggagagagcAGAAGAGGAGAGGGCAAGAGAAGAGGAGAGG GGAGGAGAGACCGAGTGA